In a single window of the Entelurus aequoreus isolate RoL-2023_Sb linkage group LG16, RoL_Eaeq_v1.1, whole genome shotgun sequence genome:
- the LOC133630911 gene encoding EEIG family member 2-like, giving the protein MSFILMKKKRFKFKVDFDLEELSSVPFVNGVIFCKVRLLRGGFVQESSREPVQANCVHWRKRFSFMCKMSANARTGVLDPCVCRVSVRKELKGGKAFAKLGFADLNLSEFAGSGSTTRRCLLEGYDTNKTRQDNSILKVVITTQLMSGDPCFKTPSSTAMTVCIPQAEAECLLEERKGGDIHTSHSATGTQVPAEERFTSGHTRTSSYTSQQSKVSGYSSTHSSSPNLSHRRNESGGSSSLGIDSIPESSEQHVDKESRSSPLVPARCLYTAEQNSTATKAFRHPVKQNSMENQLTRVNATRVNADDIIDKILQGQDFSHSILDSSAEEEGLSLFVAPDGSTALGSQHTRVAAGAFEQVVIKR; this is encoded by the exons ATGTCGTTCATTCTAATGAAAAAGAAACGATTCAAATTCAAAGTGGACTTCGACTTGGAAGAGCTGTCGTCGGTTCCCTTTGTCAACGgcgttattttttgtaaagttcgcCTCTTGCGCGGAGGCTTCGTCCAGGAGTCTTCCCG GGAGCCCGTCCAAGCCAACTGTGTGCACTGGAGGAAGCGATTCTCTTTCATGTGTAAAATGAGTGCAAATGCCAGGACAGGTGTCCTGGACCCTTGTGTGTGTCGGGTGTCTGTGCGCAAG GAATTAAAGGGTGGCAAAGCATTTGCAAAG CTGGGCTTTGCTGATTTAAACTTGTCTGAGTTCGCTGGGTCGGGCAGCACCACAAGGAGGTGCCTCCTGGAGGGATATGACACCAACAAGACCAGACAGGACAATTCCATTCTCAAG GTTGTCATCACTACACAACTCATGTCTGGAGACCCCTGTTTTAAAAC CCCATCGTCTACAGCCATGACCGTGTGTATACCTCAGGCTGAGGCCGAGTGTCTCCTCGAGGAGAGGAAGGGAGGAGACATACACACATCCCATTCAGCAACAG GTACTCAAGTCCCAGCAGAGGAAAGGTTTACCAGCGGCCACACCAGAACATCCAGCTATACTAGCCAACAGTCTAAAGTCTCag GCTACAGTTCGACTCATTCAAGTTCACCAAATCTGAGCCATCGAAGGAACGAATCAGGAGGTTCTTCCTCTTTAGGCATCGACAGCATCCCGGAGTCAAGTGAACAGCATGTGGACAAAGAGAGCCGGTCCTCTCCTCTAGTCCCTGCAAGATGCCTTTATACAGCCGAACAAAACTCCACAGCTACCAAAGCTTTTAG ACATCCGGTCAAGCAGAACTCAATGGAGAATCAGCTGACGAGGGTTAACGCCACCAGGGTTAATGCGGACGACATCATTGACAAAATCCTGCAGGGTCAGGATTTCAGTCACAGTATCTTAGACTCCAGTGCAGAGG AGGAAGGACTGAGCTTATTTGTAGCGCCCGACGGGAGCACTGCTTTGGGAAGCCAGCACACTCG GGTTGCAGCTGGAGCCTTCGAGCAAGTGGTGATCAAGCGCTAG
- the prpf38b gene encoding pre-mRNA-splicing factor 38B isoform X2: MANQAVSKPASGKHGNVLPLWGNEKTMNLNPMILTNVLSSPYFKVQLYELKTYHEVVDEIYFKVTHVEPWEKGSRKTAGQTGMCGGVRGVGTGGIVSTAFCLLYKLFTLKLTRKQLMGLITHTDSPYIRALGFMYIRYTQPPSDLVDWYDDFMDDEEELDVKAGGGCVMTVGEMLRSFLTKLEWFSTLFPRIPVPVQKNIDQQMKARPRKVVQKEPVEEEEDFGEAGRQGERRRSRTPRRTPSPRRSPKRSRSRSHHRERERHGPSFDRELERERERQRKERDGRDRDRGDRERRRSRSAERNHQERRERRRSCSSSRDRRRELRDKERDAGDDRSKRKERDHHRDRPAEKEKSKERKSKGESDDRRHKDDRERHREERKAKKSSRSGSREKRHKSGGEEKSRKQDGSHSREKERDGEQRPHKRSHSKERSHHQRESSNNKHAVRRKSASIE; encoded by the exons ATGGCTAACCAGGCCGTTAGCAAGCCTGCGTCTGGAAAACATGGCAACGTATTGCCCCTGTGGGGCAACGAGAAGACTATGAACCTCAACCCAATGATTCTTACAAATGTTCTTTCTTCGCCATATTTCAAAGTCCAGCTGTATGAGTTAAAGACATACCATGAAGTGGTGGACGAAATCTATTTCAAG GTGACTCATGTTGAGCCATGGGAGAAAGGAAGTAGAAAGACTGCAGGTCAGACTGGAATGTGCGGAGGG GTTCGCGGGGTCGGCACGGGAGGCATTGTGTCAACGGCCTTCTGTCTATTGTACAAACTGTTTACTCTGAAGTTGACACGCAAACAGCTGATGGGTCTGATCACTCACACAGACTCGCCCTACATCCGAGCACTTGGTTTCATGTACATACG ATACACACAGCCCCCGTCAGATTTAGTAGACTGGTATGATGACTTCATGGATGATGAGGAG GAGCTGGACGTGAAGGCCGGTGGAGGCTGCGTGATGACCGTCGGCGAGATGCTGCGCTCGTTTCTCACCAAACTGGAGTGGTTCTCCACTCTGTTCCCCCGCATCCCTGTGCCCGTGCAGAAGAACATCGACCAGCAGATGAAGGCCAGGCCACGCAAGGTGGTTCAGAAGGAGCcggtggaggaagaggaggatttcGGGGAGGCGGGGAGGCAAGGCGAGCGCAGACGTTCCAG GACCCCCAGGCGGACCCCGAGCCCAAGGCGCTCTCCGAAACGGTCGAGGAGCCGGAGCCACCATCGCGAACGAGAGCGCCACGGCCCCAGCTTTGACCGCGAGCTGGAAAGGGAGAGGGAACGCCAGAGGAAGGAGCGTGACGGCCGTGACAGGGACAGAGGGGACCGGGAAAGGAGGCGATCCCGCAGCGCAGAGAGGAACCACCAAGAACGGCGTGAGCGTAGAAGAAGTTGCAGCAGCAGCCGCGACCGAAGGAGAGAGCTGCGAGACAAAGAGCGTGACGCAGGCGACGACCGCAGCAAGAGAAAGGAGCGGGACCACCATCGAGATCGGCCCGCTGAGAAAGAGAAGTCCAAAGAGCGAAAGAGCAAGGGGGAAAGCGACGACAGGCGCCACAAAGACGACAGGGAGCGACACAGAGAAGAGCGCAAGGCCAAGAAGTCAAGCCGAAGTGGAAGCCGGGAGAAGCGGCACAAAAGCGGAGGCGAGGAGAAGAGCAGGAAACAGGATGGCAGCCACAGCAGAGAGAAGGAAAGAGACGGCGAGCAGCGCCCTCACAAACGCAGTCACAGCAAAGAGAGGAGCCATCACCAGCGAGAGTCCAGCAACAACAAACACGCCGTGCGGCGGAAGAGTGCGAGCATCgaataa
- the prpf38b gene encoding pre-mRNA-splicing factor 38B isoform X1 — protein sequence MVNHHLCAKRYIFILIAIYLVESNYCGWSARQLKMKTVTFHNRNKYNDCKSSTKSKARVNCTRRSLSIHPSIFYRLSLSSKLFIAALLDLIRYVQVYLMIRPMNVFDSRCATRPPIVVLHSIEMNKSYLYIFIILPNWLIPLFFSLDAHCAAGELDSVSQHCWFVCELDVKAGGGCVMTVGEMLRSFLTKLEWFSTLFPRIPVPVQKNIDQQMKARPRKVVQKEPVEEEEDFGEAGRQGERRRSRTPRRTPSPRRSPKRSRSRSHHRERERHGPSFDRELERERERQRKERDGRDRDRGDRERRRSRSAERNHQERRERRRSCSSSRDRRRELRDKERDAGDDRSKRKERDHHRDRPAEKEKSKERKSKGESDDRRHKDDRERHREERKAKKSSRSGSREKRHKSGGEEKSRKQDGSHSREKERDGEQRPHKRSHSKERSHHQRESSNNKHAVRRKSASIE from the exons ATGGTAAATCATCATTTATGTGCCAAACGTTATATCTTTATCCTTATTGCAATATATCTAGTTGAGTCAAATTATTGTGGTTGGTCTGCCCGCCAGCTAAAAATGAAAACTGTCACCTTtcataatagaaataaatataATGACTGCAAGTCATCCACAAAGTCGAAGGCCAGGGTAAATTGCACACGGCGGagtctatccattcatccatcaattttctaccgcttgtccctctcaagtaAATTGTTTATTGCAGCTCTACTAGATCTGATTCGatatgtgcaggtgtacctaatgatcaGGCCAATGAATGTATTTGATTCCAGGTGTGCAACCAGGCCTCCCATTGTTGTTCTGCATTCTATTGAAATGAATAAATcgtatttatacattttcataatCCTACCCAACTGGTTAATTCCCCTGTTTTTTTCTTTAGATGCCCATTGTGCAGCAGGTGAATTGGATAGTGTATCTCAGCACTGttggtttgtgtgt GAGCTGGACGTGAAGGCCGGTGGAGGCTGCGTGATGACCGTCGGCGAGATGCTGCGCTCGTTTCTCACCAAACTGGAGTGGTTCTCCACTCTGTTCCCCCGCATCCCTGTGCCCGTGCAGAAGAACATCGACCAGCAGATGAAGGCCAGGCCACGCAAGGTGGTTCAGAAGGAGCcggtggaggaagaggaggatttcGGGGAGGCGGGGAGGCAAGGCGAGCGCAGACGTTCCAG GACCCCCAGGCGGACCCCGAGCCCAAGGCGCTCTCCGAAACGGTCGAGGAGCCGGAGCCACCATCGCGAACGAGAGCGCCACGGCCCCAGCTTTGACCGCGAGCTGGAAAGGGAGAGGGAACGCCAGAGGAAGGAGCGTGACGGCCGTGACAGGGACAGAGGGGACCGGGAAAGGAGGCGATCCCGCAGCGCAGAGAGGAACCACCAAGAACGGCGTGAGCGTAGAAGAAGTTGCAGCAGCAGCCGCGACCGAAGGAGAGAGCTGCGAGACAAAGAGCGTGACGCAGGCGACGACCGCAGCAAGAGAAAGGAGCGGGACCACCATCGAGATCGGCCCGCTGAGAAAGAGAAGTCCAAAGAGCGAAAGAGCAAGGGGGAAAGCGACGACAGGCGCCACAAAGACGACAGGGAGCGACACAGAGAAGAGCGCAAGGCCAAGAAGTCAAGCCGAAGTGGAAGCCGGGAGAAGCGGCACAAAAGCGGAGGCGAGGAGAAGAGCAGGAAACAGGATGGCAGCCACAGCAGAGAGAAGGAAAGAGACGGCGAGCAGCGCCCTCACAAACGCAGTCACAGCAAAGAGAGGAGCCATCACCAGCGAGAGTCCAGCAACAACAAACACGCCGTGCGGCGGAAGAGTGCGAGCATCgaataa